AACCATGAACAAGGGCTGGAATCGGTTCGTTGCTAGCCACTACAATAAGCTCCTCAACTTTTAATATTGGGAATGAACGAGCAAGATTTGCACCCATGTAGCCACTGAGCATGGGTGCAAGAGCCTTTAAAGCACTTTCTATTCTTGCCTTTCTTTCATTATCGCTAATTACAAGGTTAGGCTTTGCATTGTTTCCTTCAATTTTCACAGGAGCACTCTGTGGTATTCCGACCAATCCGAGGTCTAAAACCATTGAGAAGCCGTATAGTCCCGTAGCATATTCTCTGTTGAAAAGCATTTGAGCTGTTTCGCTACCTCTTCCCACAGCTCCCTTTTCATTTATGTCCACTCTGTTGTGCTTTATCGCAGTTATGAGGCGCTCCCCTTCAATTTCTTTAATGAAGTCTTCTGCAGGAAGAATGAAGGAAGTTTTTACAAGGCTAACCCTTCTTACCCCTGTTTGTGGAGCCAAAAAACCATGAACATCGGCATCGGCAAATTCTTTAATGATATCAGCCTCATTATTTAGGTTAACATAACTCCCATTGGCTTTCTTTACCTTTGTTTCTTTTTGTCCAAATCTCGCTCCATTGTACCTAAGTGCCCTTTCAGTGAGGTTCATCCCATATTTGGTTTTTATAAAGTTATCAACAAAACCAACAAAGTGCCAATGTTTGAGCATATTTCCAGTAATTGCTGGAACCTCAACTACACTCCAACCTTCTCCAGTTTTTACAGTCACCTTTGCCTTAGTTATTTCAATATAGTTAGTTCCTCCACCACCCTGAGCGTTTAAAGAATGGGCATTCAACCTTACCCTACCACTTATCCGTACATACATCATTCTTCACCTCCTTCTATTTCCTTCTCCTTCTTTGGACAATGGTTCCAATAAGCAAAGGCCCAGAGAGCTAAGCTAACCGCCAATTTTCTAAGATCCTTGGGATTTGACAACCCGTTAACAGCATTTTCAAAAGCTTCAAGATCTCTTGGAGAAGGCTTTACAAAGATACACCCCTTTTCTTCAGCCTTTTTTTGGAGTTTTGGTGCTAATCTAAGGGCCTTGTAAACACCTTCAAGGAGTTCCTCAGGAGTTCTTGCCTTTGCTATGCTGTCTACTATATCGTAGGCATATTCTTCAAACGTTTCATCTACAAGATAACTCAGATACTCTCCAATATTTCTTATCCAATCCTCCATAGGAAGACACCAATTCCATATTAGTAGTGTTAAATATTTAAATTTTGTTCTAGGTTATTAAGTTAAGTTTATTAAGTATCAGTGCAAAAATACAATCATGATGAGGTACATAGTAACAGTTGGGGAACACATAAACCATATTTTTAGAGAGAAAGAGCTCATACTTCCTCCAAGACTAAAGAAAGCTGGAATTATGATTGATAGTGCCGTCATTTTATATTCTTTTAGGAGGAATGCTAAAAAAGACGACATAGAGAAAATTTTAGAGAACGTACAGAAAGCTGAAAAGAGATTTAAGTCAAAGAACATTCCTGTGACTTCAATAGAAGTTAAAAACCCATATCTATTCCAAGAAAGGATCAGAGAATTTGAAAAGCTAATAGTCCCTAAGACCGTGATAAACATAACAGGAGGACGGAGAATTTTAGGATACGAGCTTTTTTATGCGGCTATAAAAGTCTTAAATGAGGATCCTGAGGTCGTTGAATCAATATTCTATGTAACAGAAGATGGACATCCAATAGAACTTCCTGTAATTGATCCTAAGGCTAGACTTACACCATTAGAAGTTGAAATATTGGAGATAATTCAGAAAGCAGAGAAACCTATAACAATAACAGAGATCAGGAATGCTCTCTCAATGCGAAGAGATAAGCCTTATCCCTTGTCATTAGTTAGTGAATACG
The window above is part of the Pyrococcus sp. NA2 genome. Proteins encoded here:
- the cas7a gene encoding type I-A CRISPR-associated protein Cas7/Csa2, translated to MMYVRISGRVRLNAHSLNAQGGGGTNYIEITKAKVTVKTGEGWSVVEVPAITGNMLKHWHFVGFVDNFIKTKYGMNLTERALRYNGARFGQKETKVKKANGSYVNLNNEADIIKEFADADVHGFLAPQTGVRRVSLVKTSFILPAEDFIKEIEGERLITAIKHNRVDINEKGAVGRGSETAQMLFNREYATGLYGFSMVLDLGLVGIPQSAPVKIEGNNAKPNLVISDNERKARIESALKALAPMLSGYMGANLARSFPILKVEELIVVASNEPIPALVHGFYEDYIEVNQSIIRNAEKLGFKLDVFTYGVNLEGATRVSSVEELVAKLLELGGRE
- the csa3 gene encoding CRISPR-associated CARF protein Csa3; protein product: MMRYIVTVGEHINHIFREKELILPPRLKKAGIMIDSAVILYSFRRNAKKDDIEKILENVQKAEKRFKSKNIPVTSIEVKNPYLFQERIREFEKLIVPKTVINITGGRRILGYELFYAAIKVLNEDPEVVESIFYVTEDGHPIELPVIDPKARLTPLEVEILEIIQKAEKPITITEIRNALSMRRDKPYPLSLVSEYVSNLERKGYIKKETRGRMKLVTSLI